The Coregonus clupeaformis isolate EN_2021a chromosome 20, ASM2061545v1, whole genome shotgun sequence genome contains a region encoding:
- the LOC123481517 gene encoding CMRF35-like molecule 8 — protein MRNLMSISIRLLCGRPWSGVITKRGTEGGNASIQCPYARGFETYQKYLSKGIWAYRVDVIKTQTHQHPTWTHKGRYSLNDDTERRVFTVTITNLTLEDSGTYWCEINTWWWYHKTEVRLTVERAPSPPIPGSITSRPLLSTTHPSTNITMATDSSNSTAGDVMFSGVGLGVVLLLLGLLLFMFFRQRRDRDRRPTASKHSNQDQDTGTIANPIYFTATNQNPDTACDITTIYATATNKNPDTARDFTTIDATATNPCADDIYSNVGPSTKVPDSVTYATVNFPRDPDCLHYATVNFPTDPAGLHFATVNFPRDPACLHYATVNFSRDPACLHYATVNFPRDPA, from the exons ATGAGGAATCTCATGTCTATCAGCATCAGACTTCTCTGTG gccgtccctggtcaGGAGTGATCAcaaagagagggacagaaggaGGAAATGCTAGCATTCAGTGTCCTTATGCACGGGGGTTTGAGACATACCAGAAGTACCTCTCAAAAGGGATCTGGGCCTACCGGGTTGATGTCATCAAAACCCAAACGCATCAACACCCAACGTGGACTCATAAAGGGAGATACTCTCTGAATGAcgacacagagagaagagtctTCACTGTCACCATCACTAACCTGACCCTAGAGGACTCAGGGACCTACTGGTGTGAAATAAACACATGGTGGTGGTATCACAAGACTGAAGTCAGGTTAACTGTGGAGAGAG CTCCTTCTCCTCCCATCCCTGGCTCCATCACCTCCAGACCTCTCCTCTCCACGACACACCCATCAACAAACATCACCATGGCAACTGACTCCTCAAACTCCACTGCAG gtgatgtgatgttctctggtgttggtctgggtgtTGTTCTACTACTGCTGGGTCTGCTGCTGTTCATGTTCtttagacagaggagagacagagacaggagaccaACAG CATCTAAACACTCCAACCAGGATCAAGACACAGGAACCATCGCTAACCCCATCTACTTCACAGCAACCAATCAGAACCCAGATACAGCCTGTGATATCACCACCATCTATGCCACAGCAACCAATAAGAATCCAGATACAGCCCGTGACTTCACCACCATCGACGCCACGGCAACCAATCCTTGTGCAGATGACATCTACTCCAACGTTGGTCCGTCTACAAAGGTTCCAGACAGTGTGACctatgctactgtcaacttccccagagatccagactgtctccactatgctactgtcaacttcccCACAGATCCAGCCGGTCTCCACTTTGCTactgtcaacttccccagagatccagcctgtctccactatgctactgtcaacttctccagagatccagcctgtctccactatgctactgtcaacttccccagagatccagcctgA
- the LOC123481456 gene encoding polymeric immunoglobulin receptor-like — protein sequence MRILLIVILLSFMTGCLSSFKVTGYSGGTVIIYCAYSHQQDDNQTSFSDGNSKDTIRTGLKNTWQHSGRFSLYDNTEGNDFTVIIRQLTKQDEGTYWCGVDKPIAMGSYTDVELKVEEDDCCEKSVTETVYLGGEATISCNYPEDHEDSTKHFCKEDRDCKYKISAYYYQT from the exons ATGAGGATCCTGCTGATagtcatcctcctctccttcatgaCAG GTTGTTTGAGCTCCTTCAAAGTGACAGGATACTCTGGAGGAACTGTCATCATCTACTGTGCATATTCACATCAGCAGGACGACAATCAAACATCTTTCAGTGATGGTAACAGCAAGGATACAATCAGAACTGGATTGAAGAACACCTGGCAGCACAGTGGTAGATTCTCTCTGTATGACAACACTGAAGGAAACGACTTCACGGTGATCATCAGACAACTGACTAAACAAGATGAAGGGACCTACTGGTGTGGAGTGGACAAACCTATTGCAATGGGAAGTTACACTGATGTAGAGCTGAAAGTAGAGGAAG ATGACTGCTGTGAGAAGTCAGTCACGGAGACGGTCTATCTGGGAGGAGAAGCTACCATCAGCTGCAACTATCCAGAGGACCACGAGGACAGCACCAAGCATTTCTGCAAAGAAGACAGGGACTGTAAATACAAGATATCAGCTTACTATTACCAAACATGA